A single genomic interval of Rhodothermia bacterium harbors:
- a CDS encoding M1 family metallopeptidase codes for MRYTLGLLFLIRFFSIHVVAQPDPYVSGGVLIPEQAALDVGYYSLSLKIDPKKEAISGSLSVIARITSPIQRFVLDLDPRLSIRQISEHVGGQQVERRFHREGGQVWIELVQERLIGEQVTLTIRYGGIPRVAPIPPWAGGFTWSRTKNDRYWVATSCQTEGADVWWPVKDHPSDKPDSMDVRFNVPKGYWAVSNGKLVSRTPKPDKTETFHWKISVPISPYNVTLNIAPYLRITHPYTTIDGVTMPIQYWVLPENVEKGKVLLVEMAKQLAFLEQKLGPYPFRSEKFGIAETPFLGMEHQTLIAYGGRYKNDAMTGYNGGFDALLFHETAHEWFGNLITNHDWKDMWLHEAFATYLEALYAEYLKGTVAYRVYLNRQEKQIDHAAALAPLAPISSKDVPTDVYNKGSWVLHSLRYLMGDEPFFRLLKAFVYPQTKAGFTADPKSYIRFVDTDAFIRLANEISQKDLGWFFEVYLREAKPPTLHITRTRRYTDLAWHVPGQKPFPMPLEVFVEGKLERVSMEGGHARIWASENVSFVVDPERWVLRGKDEYENRYSRPLSEDDLVGRYIIQPEFAFEVWKSDGKLLFRAPGSYARELNPINERQFEVQGGDAEVMFEVDDRQEVNQLLYKRDEVTMTGTRMDFVIPNQFYRLKLPIDLLERYVGRFRVGDAPQAADIVISRTESRLLLQEGGNPPIEIFPITESLFEWKLLPAQIQFLENEKEEVYGLRIDRGTVSLTANKR; via the coding sequence ATGCGCTATACGCTGGGTTTACTTTTTCTGATCCGTTTTTTTTCAATACATGTGGTCGCACAGCCGGATCCATATGTATCGGGTGGGGTATTGATCCCAGAGCAAGCCGCGCTCGATGTGGGATATTATAGTCTTTCCCTCAAGATTGATCCTAAAAAAGAAGCCATTAGCGGCTCGTTATCGGTGATAGCACGCATCACTTCTCCGATACAACGTTTTGTTTTGGATTTAGACCCGCGCTTGTCTATTCGCCAAATATCAGAGCATGTGGGTGGTCAGCAAGTGGAGCGGCGTTTCCATCGGGAAGGAGGACAGGTGTGGATCGAGTTGGTTCAGGAACGGCTTATTGGAGAGCAAGTCACATTGACCATTCGGTATGGTGGTATTCCCAGAGTTGCACCCATTCCGCCATGGGCTGGAGGTTTTACGTGGTCGCGCACAAAGAACGACCGTTATTGGGTTGCAACTTCTTGCCAAACAGAAGGTGCGGATGTGTGGTGGCCTGTTAAAGACCATCCTTCGGATAAGCCAGACTCAATGGATGTGCGCTTTAATGTTCCTAAGGGTTATTGGGCTGTATCTAATGGGAAATTGGTTTCTCGGACGCCAAAACCGGACAAAACCGAAACCTTTCATTGGAAAATATCGGTTCCGATTAGTCCCTATAACGTTACACTAAATATTGCCCCATATTTACGCATCACTCATCCTTATACCACCATTGACGGTGTAACGATGCCAATTCAATACTGGGTCTTGCCGGAAAATGTGGAAAAGGGGAAGGTTTTGTTGGTGGAAATGGCAAAACAGCTGGCTTTTTTGGAGCAAAAGTTGGGACCATATCCCTTCCGAAGCGAAAAATTTGGTATTGCAGAAACCCCGTTTTTGGGCATGGAGCACCAGACCTTAATTGCTTATGGTGGACGATATAAAAACGATGCGATGACGGGTTATAATGGCGGGTTTGATGCCTTGTTGTTCCATGAAACAGCGCATGAATGGTTTGGGAACTTGATCACGAATCATGATTGGAAGGACATGTGGCTACACGAAGCCTTTGCGACCTACCTCGAAGCGTTGTATGCAGAGTATCTTAAGGGTACTGTTGCCTATCGGGTTTATCTGAATAGGCAGGAAAAGCAAATCGACCATGCGGCTGCCCTTGCTCCATTAGCGCCAATAAGCTCTAAAGACGTCCCTACCGATGTTTATAACAAAGGATCATGGGTTTTACATTCTCTGCGGTATTTAATGGGGGACGAACCTTTTTTTAGGTTGCTCAAAGCGTTTGTTTATCCCCAAACCAAAGCGGGATTCACCGCTGATCCCAAATCGTACATCCGGTTTGTGGATACAGATGCTTTTATCCGCTTAGCAAACGAGATCAGCCAAAAAGACTTGGGCTGGTTTTTTGAGGTGTATCTTCGGGAAGCGAAGCCGCCCACCCTTCACATTACCCGTACCCGTCGCTATACCGATTTGGCTTGGCATGTCCCCGGTCAAAAGCCATTTCCCATGCCATTAGAAGTTTTTGTGGAAGGTAAGTTGGAACGGGTCTCGATGGAAGGGGGGCATGCACGTATTTGGGCTTCGGAAAATGTATCTTTTGTGGTTGATCCTGAGCGATGGGTGTTACGGGGGAAGGATGAGTATGAAAATCGTTATTCCCGGCCACTTTCCGAGGACGACCTCGTAGGACGGTACATCATCCAGCCTGAGTTTGCATTTGAGGTCTGGAAATCTGATGGAAAATTGTTGTTTCGAGCGCCCGGTAGCTATGCACGGGAATTGAACCCGATAAACGAACGCCAATTTGAGGTTCAGGGTGGCGATGCAGAAGTAATGTTTGAAGTGGATGATCGGCAGGAGGTCAACCAGTTGTTGTATAAACGTGATGAGGTAACAATGACGGGAACGCGGATGGATTTTGTGATACCTAACCAATTTTATCGGCTAAAACTACCGATTGATTTATTAGAACGATATGTCGGAAGATTTCGGGTGGGTGATGCTCCTCAGGCTGCGGATATTGTGATTTCACGAACGGAAAGCCGCTTGTTGTTACAAGAAGGAGGAAATCCGCCCATAGAAATCTTTCCGATTACGGAATCGCTATTTGAATGGAAACTCCTACCAGCCCAAATCCAGTTTTTAGAAAACGAGAAAGAGGAAGTGTATG